A stretch of the Drosophila sulfurigaster albostrigata strain 15112-1811.04 chromosome 2L, ASM2355843v2, whole genome shotgun sequence genome encodes the following:
- the LOC133850210 gene encoding keratin, ultra high-sulfur matrix protein isoform X2 produces MCEPCCGPFEPRGCRSRELRCGIMYTTCDCIKRNGLQDKCPRAACQGRPACMCFPTPTCCPASFPLRFANMTMGVNNKRMRCAATAATCAGGGGLARSCGGCCTGGGGGCSPCGPCGGGPCNDCPCCGPHSPPCGAPAPIPCSPAPGVCCPPLPEGGIPDPRVWNCCNTPPTYPCK; encoded by the exons aTGTGTGAACCTTGTTGTGGACCTTTTGAG CCCAGAGGCTGCCGCAGTCGCGAGCTACGTTGTGGCATTATGTATACGACGTGTGACTGCATCAAGCGAAATGGCCTGCAGGACAAGTGTCCGCGGGCAGCTTGCCAAGGACGACCCGCATGCATGTGCTTCCCGACCCCGACATGCTGTCCAGCCTCGTTCCCGTTGCGCTTCGCCAACATGACAATGGGTGTCAATAATAAGCGCATGCGTTgcgctgcaactgctgcaacatGCGCTGGCGGCGGTGGCCTTGCCCGCTCCTGTGGAGGATGCTGCactggcggcggcggtggatGTAGTCCATGTGGTCCATGCGGCGGTGGTCCATGTAATGATTGTCCATGCTGTGGACCGCATAGTCCGCCATGCGGTGCGCCGGCGCCAATTCCTTGCTCACCCGCGCCCGGCGTTTGCTGTCCGCCATTGCCTGAGGGCGGCATACCCGATCCACGTGTTTGGAATTGTTGTAACACACCTCCGACATATCCATGTAAGTGA
- the LOC133850208 gene encoding D-aspartate oxidase: MLKVAVIGAGVNGVSSAIKILEHFQNANKNVQVTIISDEFSPNTTGDGSAGLWGPFLLGGTDEKKVYKWSKDVHQFLEQIWLSEDAGEAGVCLLPCVRLSTDPNASVGDFWRDIVYGAVDLTPSQLEVYNRNRDVKFTSGLSFVTYTSEPIKLLPFLMKRFVRRGGIVQQQRITNLEGFIKDSSYDVIVNCTGLGSRQLLNDEQMYSVRGQVSRVKANWIYSAVLDESDDGNYIIPNTESVVLGGTHQEKDYNLKVCPQDKSFIIDGCRRLLPGLHHAQHMFDWVGLRPGRDQLRLEAERCGSKLVIHNYGHGGSGVTLAWGCAEDVLQLLLAAQLKSKL; encoded by the exons ATGCTGAAAGTTGCAGTCATTGGAGCTGGTGTGAATGGTGTGTCgagtgcaattaaaatactcGAGCATTTTCAGAATGCCAACAAGAATGTGCAGGTGACAATAATATCGGACGAATTCTCACCAAACACAACGGGCGATGGATCTGCGGGACTCTGGGGACCCTTTTTGCTCGGTGGCACCGATGAGAAGAAAGTCTA CAAATGGTCCAAGGATGTGCATCAGTTTCTGGAACAGATCTGGTTGAGTGAGGATGCCGGAGAGGCGGGAGTGTGTCTACTTCCCTGCGTGCGTTTGAGCACAGATCCGAATGCCAGTGTGGGCGACTTTTGGCGTGATATTGTCTATGGAGCAGTTGATCTAACACCCTCACAACTAGAGGTATACAACAGGAACAGAGATGTTAAGTTCAC TTCGGGACTCTCTTTTGTTACCTACACTTCGGAACCCATCAAACTGTTGCCTTTTCTGATGAAGCGTTTTGTGCGCAGAGGAGGAATtgtgcagcaacagcgaaTTACGAATCTGGAGGGTTTCATTAAGGATTCCTCATACGATGTGATTGTCAACTGCACTGGGCTCGGCTCACGGCAGCTGCTCAACGATGAGCAAATGTATTCTGTGCGTGGTCAAGTGTCGCGGGTCAAGGCCAATTGGATTTACTCCGCAGTGCTAGACGAAAGTGACGATGGCAATTACATTATACCCAA CACTGAATCTGTCGTGCTGGGCGGCACTCATCAGGAGAAGGACTACAACCTCAAGGTTTGTCCGCAGGATAAAAGCTTCATTATTGACGGTTGCCGTCGCCTGTTGCCGGGTCTACATCATGCTCAGCATATGTTCGATTGGGTTGGTCTGCGTCCGGGACGCGACCAACTCCGTCTCGAGGCCGAAAGATGTGGATCGAAGCTGGTCATACACAACTATGGACACGGTGGCAGTGGTGTCACACTCGCCTGGGGCTGTGCTGAGGAtgtgctgcaactgttgctagCGGCACAACTCAAATCGAAATTGTAA
- the LOC133850209 gene encoding uncharacterized protein LOC133850209 isoform X2, producing the protein MSDVRPLQYDIKWDVWEDMPITDIHFNLVIEFMWTKSFLQNIVYKGVGLHEEEGMKEIFSNYCMHILRNECSVMMLSKDETQIVAVALLEWMTDEWHSWIVLPSTVPKGLFQEFIHLKKDLMQHTKIAMELDNFDSLTVHEVAFPDALYTDIDFQICMFDVFGSVAQHMHMPRVCFIALTTREQNAADLAEYAEYGRSIYSIYKVGNKRPFDVLRDLDEMYALLFLLPLDPILYYQDMPGFEGFHEALRAKERKEREEELMRMNEM; encoded by the exons ATGTCCGATGTGCGTCCTCTGCAATATGATATCAAATGGGACGTGTGGGAGGATATGCCCATAACGGATATACATTTCAA TCTGGTCATCGAGTTTATGTGGACGAAATCTTTTCTACAGAATATCGTGTACAAAGGCGTGGGTTTGCATGAAGAGGAGGGCATGAAGGAGATCTTCTCCAATTACTGTATGCACATCCTGCGAAACGAGTGCTCAGTGATGATGCTCAGCAAGGACGAGACACAAATCGTTGCTGTAGCTCTACTCGAATGGATGACAGACGAATGGCATTCCTG GATTGTTCTGCCGTCGACAGTGCCTAAAGGATTGTTTCAAGAGTTCATTCATCTGAAAAAGGATTTAATGCAGCACACAAAGATTGCCATGGAATTGGATAACTTTGATAGTCTGACAGTACATGAAGTCGCCTTTCCCGATGCGTTATATACCGACATCGACTTCCAGATCTGTATGTTCGATGTCTTTGGCTCTGTGGCTCAACACATGCACATGCCTCGTGTCTGTTTTATTGCCCTGACGACAAGGGAGCAGAATGCCGCCGATTTGGCGGAATATGCCGAGTACGGCAGATCTATATACTCCATCTATAAGGTGGGCAATAAACGGCCATTCGATGTACTACGCGATCTGGATGAAATGTATGCTCTGCTCTTTTTGCTGCCCCTAGATcctatattatattatcaagATATGCCCGGCTTTGAGGGCTTCCACGAGGCGCTGAGGGCTAAGGAGCGTAAGGAGCGTGAAGAGGAGCTTATGCGTatgaatgaaatgtaa
- the LOC133850209 gene encoding uncharacterized protein LOC133850209 isoform X1, with amino-acid sequence MSDVRPLQYDIKWDVWEDMPITDIHFKNYSLVIEFMWTKSFLQNIVYKGVGLHEEEGMKEIFSNYCMHILRNECSVMMLSKDETQIVAVALLEWMTDEWHSWIVLPSTVPKGLFQEFIHLKKDLMQHTKIAMELDNFDSLTVHEVAFPDALYTDIDFQICMFDVFGSVAQHMHMPRVCFIALTTREQNAADLAEYAEYGRSIYSIYKVGNKRPFDVLRDLDEMYALLFLLPLDPILYYQDMPGFEGFHEALRAKERKEREEELMRMNEM; translated from the exons ATGTCCGATGTGCGTCCTCTGCAATATGATATCAAATGGGACGTGTGGGAGGATATGCCCATAACGGATATACATTTCAA GAATTACAGTCTGGTCATCGAGTTTATGTGGACGAAATCTTTTCTACAGAATATCGTGTACAAAGGCGTGGGTTTGCATGAAGAGGAGGGCATGAAGGAGATCTTCTCCAATTACTGTATGCACATCCTGCGAAACGAGTGCTCAGTGATGATGCTCAGCAAGGACGAGACACAAATCGTTGCTGTAGCTCTACTCGAATGGATGACAGACGAATGGCATTCCTG GATTGTTCTGCCGTCGACAGTGCCTAAAGGATTGTTTCAAGAGTTCATTCATCTGAAAAAGGATTTAATGCAGCACACAAAGATTGCCATGGAATTGGATAACTTTGATAGTCTGACAGTACATGAAGTCGCCTTTCCCGATGCGTTATATACCGACATCGACTTCCAGATCTGTATGTTCGATGTCTTTGGCTCTGTGGCTCAACACATGCACATGCCTCGTGTCTGTTTTATTGCCCTGACGACAAGGGAGCAGAATGCCGCCGATTTGGCGGAATATGCCGAGTACGGCAGATCTATATACTCCATCTATAAGGTGGGCAATAAACGGCCATTCGATGTACTACGCGATCTGGATGAAATGTATGCTCTGCTCTTTTTGCTGCCCCTAGATcctatattatattatcaagATATGCCCGGCTTTGAGGGCTTCCACGAGGCGCTGAGGGCTAAGGAGCGTAAGGAGCGTGAAGAGGAGCTTATGCGTatgaatgaaatgtaa
- the LOC133850210 gene encoding keratin, ultra high-sulfur matrix protein isoform X1: protein MCEPCCGPFEPRGCRSRELRCGIMYTTCDCIKRNGLQDKCPRAACQGRPACMCFPTPTCCPASFPLRFANMTMGVNNKRMRCAATAATCAGGGGLARSCGGCCTGGGGGCSPCGPCGGGPCNDCPCCGPHSPPCGAPAPIPCSPAPGVCCPPLPEGGIPDPRVWNCCNTPPTYPCGF from the exons aTGTGTGAACCTTGTTGTGGACCTTTTGAG CCCAGAGGCTGCCGCAGTCGCGAGCTACGTTGTGGCATTATGTATACGACGTGTGACTGCATCAAGCGAAATGGCCTGCAGGACAAGTGTCCGCGGGCAGCTTGCCAAGGACGACCCGCATGCATGTGCTTCCCGACCCCGACATGCTGTCCAGCCTCGTTCCCGTTGCGCTTCGCCAACATGACAATGGGTGTCAATAATAAGCGCATGCGTTgcgctgcaactgctgcaacatGCGCTGGCGGCGGTGGCCTTGCCCGCTCCTGTGGAGGATGCTGCactggcggcggcggtggatGTAGTCCATGTGGTCCATGCGGCGGTGGTCCATGTAATGATTGTCCATGCTGTGGACCGCATAGTCCGCCATGCGGTGCGCCGGCGCCAATTCCTTGCTCACCCGCGCCCGGCGTTTGCTGTCCGCCATTGCCTGAGGGCGGCATACCCGATCCACGTGTTTGGAATTGTTGTAACACACCTCCGACATATCCAT GTGGCTTCTGA